The proteins below are encoded in one region of Mycolicibacterium neworleansense:
- the metG gene encoding methionine--tRNA ligase yields the protein MSEPFYITTAIAYPNGAPHIGHAYEYIATDAIARFKRLDGFDVRYLTGTDVHGQKMAETAAAEGISAAELANRNSDVFQGLQEKLNISFDRFIRTSDADHYEASKEIWRAMFEAGDIYLGTYAGWYSVRDERFFAEDETAEGPDGTRTAIETGTPVTWTEEQTYFFRLSAYAERLLAHYQAHPEFIGPDVRRNEIVSFVSGGLKDLSISRTTFDWGVPVPDHPDHVMYVWVDALTNYLTGVGFPDTSSESFGKYWPAKLHMIGKDIIRFHSVYWPAFLMSAGIALPERVFAHGFINVKGEKMSKSVGNVVDPIALVDTFGLDQVRYFFLREVSFGQDGSYSEEAIIGRINADLANELGNLAQRSLSMVAKNLDGVVPDPGTFTDDDTALLSAADALLEQVRAHYDVPAMHLALEAVWSVLGAANRYFSAQEPWVLRKSEDPADQRRFGTVLYTTLEVLRIATLLTQPVMPDSTAKLLDLLGQPTDARDFGSIGTRIKPGTELPAPTGVFPRYQMD from the coding sequence ATGAGTGAGCCTTTCTACATAACTACGGCCATCGCCTATCCCAACGGTGCGCCGCACATCGGGCACGCCTACGAGTACATCGCCACCGATGCGATCGCCCGGTTCAAGCGACTGGACGGCTTCGACGTGCGCTACCTGACCGGTACCGACGTCCACGGCCAGAAGATGGCCGAGACGGCCGCGGCCGAGGGCATCTCGGCCGCGGAGCTGGCCAACCGCAACTCCGACGTCTTCCAGGGCCTGCAGGAGAAGCTCAACATCTCCTTCGACCGGTTCATCCGCACCTCCGACGCCGACCACTATGAGGCGTCCAAGGAGATCTGGCGAGCCATGTTCGAGGCCGGGGACATCTACCTGGGCACCTACGCCGGCTGGTACTCGGTGCGCGACGAGCGCTTCTTCGCCGAGGACGAGACCGCCGAAGGGCCCGACGGCACCCGCACCGCGATCGAGACGGGAACCCCGGTCACCTGGACCGAGGAGCAGACCTACTTCTTCCGGTTGTCGGCCTACGCCGAGCGGCTGCTGGCCCACTACCAGGCGCACCCCGAATTCATCGGCCCCGATGTGCGCCGCAACGAGATCGTCAGCTTCGTCTCCGGCGGGCTGAAGGATCTGTCGATCTCGCGGACCACGTTCGACTGGGGCGTGCCGGTGCCCGACCACCCCGACCACGTGATGTACGTGTGGGTGGACGCGCTGACCAACTATCTGACCGGCGTGGGATTCCCGGACACGTCATCGGAGTCGTTCGGCAAGTACTGGCCGGCCAAGCTGCACATGATCGGCAAGGACATCATCCGGTTCCACAGCGTGTACTGGCCGGCGTTCCTGATGTCGGCCGGGATCGCGCTGCCGGAACGGGTTTTCGCGCACGGCTTCATCAACGTCAAGGGCGAGAAGATGAGCAAGTCGGTCGGCAACGTGGTCGATCCGATCGCGCTCGTCGACACCTTCGGACTCGACCAGGTGCGCTACTTCTTCCTGCGCGAGGTGTCCTTCGGCCAGGACGGCAGCTACAGCGAGGAAGCCATCATCGGCCGGATCAACGCCGACCTGGCCAACGAGCTGGGCAACCTGGCGCAGCGCTCGCTGTCGATGGTGGCCAAGAACCTCGACGGCGTGGTGCCGGACCCGGGCACCTTCACCGACGACGACACGGCCCTGCTGAGCGCGGCCGATGCCCTGCTGGAGCAGGTGCGCGCGCACTACGACGTGCCGGCGATGCACCTCGCACTGGAAGCGGTCTGGTCGGTGCTGGGCGCGGCGAACCGCTACTTCTCCGCCCAGGAGCCGTGGGTGCTGCGCAAGTCGGAGGATCCAGCCGACCAACGGCGATTCGGTACGGTGCTCTACACGACGCTCGAAGTGTTGCGCATTGCAACGCTGCTCACGCAGCCGGTGATGCCGGACTCGACGGCCAAGCTGCTCGACCTGCTCGGCCAGCCGACCGACGCACGCGACTTCGGCTCGATCGGTACCCGGATCAAGCCCGGTACCGAATTGCCCGCTCCGACGGGGGTTTTCCCCCGCTACCAGATGGACTGA
- a CDS encoding resuscitation-promoting factor has translation MDALNKIHESRSPLLRGVVGALLVTLTAAGGYAVGSHKTVTLSVDGAPMTVTTMKSRVIDVVEENGFSVGDRDDLYPAAEESVHQSDTIVLRRSRPLQLSLDGNDSKQVWTTASTVDEALAQLKMTDKAPAAASRGSRVPLGGMALPVVSAKTVRIDDGGNAQTVHLAAPNVAGLLAAAGAPLEQNDTVVPAASAPVTEGMQIQVTRMRIEKVTERVPLAPGNKRIEDVELNMSRQIVEDPGAPGTQDVTYAVAKVNGVETGRLPVANVVIEPARDGVLRVGAKPGTEVPPVSNGAQWDSLAQCEAGGNWAINTGNGFYGGVQFDQNTWERQGGLRYAPRADLATREEQIAIATVTQARQGWGAWPVCSGRIGAR, from the coding sequence TTGGACGCGCTCAACAAAATTCATGAATCCCGATCACCGCTGCTGCGTGGCGTGGTGGGGGCCCTGCTGGTCACGCTCACCGCGGCCGGGGGCTACGCCGTCGGATCGCACAAGACCGTCACGCTGAGCGTCGACGGCGCACCGATGACCGTGACGACGATGAAGTCCCGGGTGATCGATGTGGTCGAGGAGAACGGATTTTCCGTCGGCGATCGCGACGATCTTTACCCCGCCGCCGAAGAGTCCGTGCACCAATCTGACACCATCGTCCTGCGCCGCAGCCGGCCGCTGCAGTTGTCGCTGGATGGCAATGACAGCAAGCAGGTGTGGACCACCGCCTCGACCGTGGACGAGGCCCTGGCGCAGCTGAAGATGACCGACAAGGCACCGGCCGCGGCCTCCCGCGGCAGCAGGGTGCCGCTGGGCGGTATGGCACTGCCCGTGGTGAGCGCCAAGACGGTCCGCATCGACGACGGCGGCAACGCCCAGACGGTGCACCTGGCCGCCCCCAACGTGGCCGGCCTGCTGGCCGCCGCCGGAGCACCGCTGGAACAGAACGACACCGTCGTTCCGGCGGCATCGGCCCCGGTCACCGAGGGTATGCAGATCCAGGTGACCCGCATGCGCATCGAGAAGGTCACCGAGCGGGTGCCGCTGGCCCCGGGCAACAAGCGCATCGAAGACGTCGAGCTGAACATGAGCCGCCAGATCGTCGAGGACCCCGGCGCCCCGGGTACGCAGGACGTGACCTATGCGGTGGCCAAGGTGAACGGTGTGGAGACCGGCAGGCTGCCAGTAGCCAATGTCGTGATCGAGCCGGCCCGCGACGGCGTGCTGCGCGTCGGAGCAAAGCCGGGCACCGAAGTTCCGCCGGTCAGCAACGGGGCCCAATGGGACTCTCTCGCGCAGTGCGAAGCGGGAGGTAACTGGGCGATTAACACCGGTAACGGATTCTATGGCGGAGTCCAATTCGACCAAAACACCTGGGAGCGACAGGGCGGTCTGCGGTATGCTCCGAGGGCCGATCTGGCGACAAGAGAAGAGCAGATTGCGATTGCTACGGTGACGCAGGCCCGGCAGGGATGGGGAGCTTGGCCGGTGTGTAGTGGGAGGATTGGGGCGCGCTGA
- the rsmA gene encoding 16S rRNA (adenine(1518)-N(6)/adenine(1519)-N(6))-dimethyltransferase RsmA, with product MTIRLLGRTEIRRLAKEIDFRPRKAFGQNFVHDANTVRRIVSASGIHRNDHVLEVGPGLGSLTLPLLDRGARVTAVEIDPVLAKQLPATIADHSHSEINRLTVINQDILTLMPSDLTEQPTALVANLPYNVAVPALLHLLAEFPSIRTVMVMVQAEVAERLAAEPGGKDYGVPSAKVRFYGNVRRHGMVSPTVFWPIPRVYSGLVRIDRYETSPWPTDAAFRDEVFSLIDIGFAQRRKTSRNAFADWAGSGNESAERLLAASIDPSRRGETLGIADFVRLLQRAKEAEGEAAELKAAQQA from the coding sequence CTGACTATTCGACTGCTCGGGCGGACCGAGATACGACGCTTGGCGAAAGAAATCGACTTTCGTCCACGCAAGGCCTTTGGCCAGAACTTCGTTCACGATGCCAACACCGTTCGGCGCATTGTGTCGGCCTCCGGGATTCACCGGAACGACCATGTGCTGGAGGTCGGACCCGGCCTGGGGTCGCTGACCCTGCCTCTGTTGGATCGTGGCGCCAGGGTGACCGCGGTGGAGATCGACCCGGTGCTGGCCAAGCAATTGCCGGCCACCATCGCCGATCACTCCCACAGCGAGATCAACCGGCTCACCGTCATCAACCAGGACATCCTGACGTTGATGCCGTCTGATCTGACGGAACAGCCGACCGCGCTGGTGGCAAACCTGCCGTACAACGTGGCGGTGCCCGCGCTGCTGCACCTGCTGGCCGAGTTCCCGTCGATCCGGACGGTGATGGTCATGGTGCAGGCCGAGGTGGCCGAGCGACTGGCGGCCGAACCCGGTGGCAAGGACTACGGCGTTCCCAGTGCCAAGGTGCGGTTCTACGGAAACGTACGCCGGCACGGGATGGTGTCGCCGACGGTGTTCTGGCCGATTCCGCGGGTGTACTCCGGGCTGGTCCGCATCGACCGGTACGAGACGTCGCCGTGGCCGACGGACGCCGCGTTCCGCGATGAGGTGTTCAGCCTCATCGACATCGGATTCGCGCAGCGGCGCAAGACCTCCCGTAACGCGTTCGCCGATTGGGCGGGTTCGGGCAACGAGTCGGCGGAGCGGCTGCTGGCCGCCAGCATCGACCCGTCGCGCCGTGGTGAGACGCTCGGCATCGCCGACTTCGTCCGGCTGCTGCAGCGGGCCAAGGAAGCCGAGGGCGAGGCCGCTGAGCTCAAGGCGGCACAGCAGGCCTAG
- a CDS encoding serine/threonine-protein kinase, with protein MPSPEVIVAGYTAVKVVGSGGSAVVYLARDADGATVALKILDDLHRQPAHLARLQREFDFARRISHPNIVTVYAAGPGWLTMEFLDGGTVSNLPGIPQRLTALAQIAAALDLAHRRGIVHCDVKPANILVDQPFSRAVLIDFGVAHSMAEDVAARLAHDRSGRMSLDPARRITRQAFRPHPNIQASLPYSAPELLVGRTPSAATDQYALACTTVELLTGSPPFTADTAMALIDHQLYSRPPRISQRHSGIPRALDPVIAKAMAKEPDRRHGSCSELVGLITAVMEPRCEERN; from the coding sequence GTGCCCTCACCCGAGGTGATCGTCGCGGGATACACCGCGGTGAAAGTCGTGGGGAGCGGCGGCTCTGCCGTCGTATACCTGGCCCGCGACGCCGACGGAGCCACCGTCGCGCTCAAAATTCTCGATGATCTGCACCGCCAGCCGGCCCACCTGGCCCGGCTGCAACGCGAGTTCGACTTCGCCCGCCGGATCAGCCACCCCAACATCGTCACGGTGTATGCGGCCGGCCCGGGCTGGCTGACGATGGAGTTCCTCGACGGCGGCACGGTGAGCAACCTGCCCGGCATACCCCAGCGGCTCACCGCGCTGGCGCAGATCGCGGCGGCACTCGACCTGGCCCACCGCCGCGGGATCGTGCACTGCGACGTCAAACCCGCCAATATTCTTGTGGATCAGCCGTTTTCGCGGGCCGTGCTGATCGACTTCGGGGTGGCGCATTCGATGGCCGAGGATGTCGCGGCCCGGTTGGCGCACGATCGCTCCGGCCGGATGAGCCTCGACCCGGCGCGGCGCATCACCCGCCAGGCATTTCGCCCGCACCCGAATATCCAGGCGTCACTGCCCTATTCGGCGCCCGAACTGCTCGTCGGGCGGACACCGTCGGCGGCGACGGACCAGTACGCGCTGGCCTGCACGACCGTCGAGCTGCTGACCGGATCGCCGCCGTTCACCGCGGACACCGCGATGGCGCTGATCGATCACCAGCTCTACAGCCGACCGCCACGAATATCGCAGCGGCACAGCGGCATTCCCCGTGCCCTGGATCCGGTCATCGCCAAGGCGATGGCCAAGGAACCCGACCGGCGGCACGGCTCATGCTCGGAGTTGGTCGGCCTGATCACCGCGGTGATGGAGCCCCGATGCGAAGAGCGAAACTAG
- a CDS encoding TatD family hydrolase — protein sequence MGSKRTAREKPPAPEPLAPLVDAHTHLDACGAQTAEDVRAIVDRAAAVGVGQVVTIADDLDSARWVTTAVEADERVFGAVALHPTRANVLDDAARAELERLAAHPRVVAVGETGLDLYWPGRLDGCATPAEQREGFAWHIDLAKRTGKPLMIHNRDADAEVLDVLRAEGAPETVIFHCFSSGPEMAHTCVEAGWVLSLSGTVSFKNAAELREAARLIPPGQLLVETDAPFLTPHPFRGAPNEPYCLPYTVRALAELLDRPAEEVASETAATAARVYGLNGSGRA from the coding sequence GTGGGTTCGAAACGCACAGCCAGGGAGAAGCCGCCGGCCCCGGAGCCGTTGGCTCCGCTGGTCGACGCACATACCCACCTCGACGCCTGCGGTGCGCAGACCGCTGAGGACGTCCGCGCGATCGTGGACCGCGCGGCCGCCGTCGGGGTGGGCCAGGTGGTCACCATCGCCGATGACCTGGACTCGGCGCGCTGGGTGACGACGGCCGTCGAGGCCGATGAGCGGGTGTTCGGGGCGGTGGCACTGCATCCCACTCGCGCCAATGTGCTCGACGACGCGGCCCGGGCCGAACTCGAGCGGCTGGCCGCCCATCCGCGCGTGGTGGCGGTCGGGGAGACCGGGCTGGACCTGTACTGGCCGGGCCGGCTGGACGGCTGCGCGACGCCGGCCGAGCAGCGCGAGGGTTTCGCCTGGCACATCGACCTGGCCAAGCGCACCGGCAAGCCGCTGATGATCCACAACCGCGACGCCGACGCCGAGGTTCTCGACGTGCTGCGCGCCGAAGGAGCACCCGAGACAGTGATCTTCCACTGTTTTTCCTCGGGACCGGAGATGGCCCACACCTGCGTCGAGGCCGGCTGGGTGTTGAGCCTCTCGGGCACGGTCAGCTTCAAAAACGCCGCTGAGCTGCGTGAAGCCGCACGGTTGATCCCGCCCGGCCAGCTGTTGGTCGAGACCGACGCGCCGTTTCTGACCCCGCACCCGTTCCGCGGCGCACCGAATGAGCCGTACTGCCTCCCATACACTGTGCGGGCACTCGCAGAGTTGCTGGACCGGCCCGCCGAAGAGGTCGCGTCCGAGACCGCAGCCACTGCGGCGCGGGTGTACGGACTTAACGGGAGCGGCCGGGCGTAG
- the gdhA gene encoding NADP-specific glutamate dehydrogenase, whose amino-acid sequence MAGLHEKLQAIYEEVGQRNAGEREFHQAVYEVLTSLGPVVAKHPEYADGAIIRRLCEPERQIIFRVPWQDDSGASQINRGFRVEFNSALGPFKGGLRFHPSVYLGIVKFLGFEQIFKNSLTGLPIGGGKGGSDFDPKGRSDAEIMRFCQSFMTELYRHIGEYTDVPAGDIGVGMREIGYLFGQYKRITNRYESGVLTGKGLTWGGSQVRTEATGYGTVFFVDEILRSGGQSFEGKQVVVSGSGNVAIYAIEKVHALGGTVVACSDSSGYVRDDKGIDLDLLKEIKELRRGRVEDYAEARGGAAEVVTGRSVWEVPCDIALPCATQNEVSGVDATMLIKSGCQIVAEGANMPCTPEAVKFFEDAGVKFAPGKAANAGGVATSALEMQQNASRDSWNFDDTEARLAEIMRRIHDRCLTTADEYGQPGNYAAGANIAGFIRVADAMLALGLV is encoded by the coding sequence ATGGCTGGACTACACGAAAAACTGCAGGCGATCTACGAAGAAGTAGGGCAGCGCAACGCCGGCGAGCGCGAGTTCCACCAAGCCGTCTACGAGGTACTGACCAGCCTCGGCCCCGTGGTGGCCAAGCATCCCGAATACGCCGACGGCGCCATCATCCGGCGGCTGTGCGAGCCCGAGCGTCAGATCATCTTCCGGGTGCCGTGGCAGGACGATTCGGGTGCCTCGCAGATCAACCGGGGCTTCCGCGTCGAGTTCAACTCGGCGCTGGGACCGTTCAAGGGCGGGCTGCGTTTCCACCCGTCGGTGTACCTCGGCATCGTGAAGTTCCTCGGCTTCGAGCAGATCTTCAAGAACTCGCTGACCGGCCTGCCGATCGGTGGCGGCAAGGGCGGATCGGACTTCGACCCCAAGGGCCGCTCCGATGCCGAGATCATGCGGTTCTGCCAGTCCTTCATGACCGAGCTGTACCGGCACATCGGTGAGTACACCGATGTGCCGGCCGGCGACATCGGTGTCGGCATGCGCGAGATCGGTTACCTGTTCGGCCAATACAAGCGGATCACCAACCGCTACGAATCCGGTGTGCTCACCGGTAAAGGACTCACCTGGGGCGGATCGCAGGTCCGCACCGAGGCCACCGGATACGGCACGGTGTTCTTCGTCGACGAGATCCTGCGGTCCGGCGGGCAGTCCTTCGAGGGCAAGCAGGTGGTGGTGTCCGGTTCGGGCAACGTGGCGATCTACGCGATCGAGAAGGTGCACGCGCTGGGCGGCACCGTCGTGGCCTGTTCGGACTCGAGCGGCTACGTGCGCGACGACAAGGGCATCGACCTCGACCTGCTCAAGGAGATCAAGGAGCTGCGGCGGGGCCGCGTCGAGGACTATGCCGAGGCCCGCGGCGGTGCCGCCGAGGTCGTGACCGGCCGCAGCGTGTGGGAGGTGCCGTGCGACATCGCGCTGCCCTGCGCCACGCAGAACGAGGTCTCCGGCGTCGACGCCACCATGCTGATCAAATCCGGCTGCCAGATCGTGGCCGAGGGCGCCAACATGCCCTGTACGCCCGAGGCGGTGAAGTTCTTCGAGGATGCCGGGGTGAAGTTCGCCCCCGGCAAGGCCGCCAACGCCGGTGGCGTGGCCACCAGTGCGCTGGAGATGCAGCAGAACGCCTCTCGGGACTCGTGGAACTTCGACGACACCGAGGCGCGGCTGGCCGAGATAATGCGACGCATCCACGACCGGTGCCTGACCACCGCCGACGAGTACGGCCAGCCGGGCAACTACGCGGCCGGCGCCAACATCGCGGGCTTCATCCGGGTGGCCGACGCGATGCTGGCCCTGGGCCTGGTCTGA
- a CDS encoding 4-(cytidine 5'-diphospho)-2-C-methyl-D-erythritol kinase, giving the protein MSASDGSTASEWVPTGSVTVRVPGKVNLYLAVGDVRDDGYHDLTTVFHAVSLLDEVTVRNADMLSLTVEGEGVESVPTDERNLAWRAAELLAEHVGRAPDVAISIDKSIPVAGGMAGGSADAAAVLVAMNTLWELGVPRRDLHALAARLGSDVPFALHGGTALGTGRGEELATVLARSTFHWVLAFAHKGLSTPKVFGELDRLRADTSTGGPPRAEEPEPVLAALASGDPAELAALLGNDLQPAALSLYPDLRRTLRAGVEAGALAGIVSGSGPTCAFLCPSSTSAVDVGTQLSGAGVCRTVRVASGPVSGARVVPEPSTSA; this is encoded by the coding sequence GTGTCAGCATCTGACGGCAGTACCGCGTCCGAGTGGGTTCCCACCGGTTCTGTCACCGTGCGCGTCCCCGGCAAGGTGAACCTGTACCTGGCCGTCGGCGATGTGCGCGACGACGGCTACCACGACCTCACCACGGTGTTCCACGCCGTGTCGCTCCTGGACGAGGTCACGGTGCGCAACGCGGACATGTTGTCGCTGACCGTCGAAGGGGAGGGCGTGGAGTCGGTGCCCACCGACGAGCGCAACCTGGCCTGGCGCGCCGCCGAGTTGCTGGCCGAGCACGTGGGCCGGGCCCCGGACGTGGCGATCAGCATCGACAAGTCGATCCCGGTGGCCGGGGGCATGGCCGGCGGCAGCGCCGACGCGGCCGCGGTGCTGGTGGCGATGAACACGTTGTGGGAGCTCGGGGTGCCCAGGCGCGATCTGCACGCCCTGGCGGCCCGGTTGGGCAGTGACGTCCCTTTCGCACTGCACGGCGGCACGGCGCTGGGCACCGGTCGCGGTGAGGAGCTGGCCACGGTCCTGGCCCGCAGCACCTTCCACTGGGTGCTGGCGTTCGCGCACAAGGGCCTGTCCACCCCGAAGGTGTTCGGTGAGCTGGATCGGCTGCGCGCGGACACCTCGACCGGGGGCCCGCCGCGGGCCGAGGAGCCCGAGCCCGTCCTGGCCGCGCTGGCCTCCGGTGATCCGGCCGAACTGGCCGCGCTGCTGGGCAACGACCTGCAACCGGCGGCGCTGAGCCTGTACCCCGACCTGCGCCGCACGTTGCGCGCCGGGGTCGAGGCCGGGGCACTGGCCGGGATCGTGTCCGGATCCGGCCCCACGTGTGCGTTTCTGTGCCCGTCATCGACATCGGCGGTGGACGTCGGCACACAGCTGTCGGGAGCGGGTGTGTGCCGGACGGTACGGGTGGCCAGCGGCCCGGTGAGCGGGGCCCGGGTCGTTCCTGAGCCGTCGACGTCGGCGTGA